From a single Kiritimatiellia bacterium genomic region:
- a CDS encoding DegT/DnrJ/EryC1/StrS family aminotransferase, translating to MPRSKLALLGGPKSLKKNIPAAMFKWPVITREDERACLDVLRRGAMSGTDVTMDFEKQFAAWEGVKYALGCCSGTAALHCAMYGCKVGVGDEIISPSITYWASCLQAYSLGATVVFAEVEP from the coding sequence ATGCCGCGCTCAAAACTGGCTTTGCTGGGTGGTCCGAAATCTTTGAAAAAGAACATTCCGGCCGCAATGTTCAAATGGCCCGTGATTACCCGGGAGGATGAACGGGCATGTTTGGATGTTTTGCGCCGCGGCGCCATGTCGGGCACCGATGTTACCATGGATTTTGAAAAACAGTTTGCGGCCTGGGAAGGCGTCAAATACGCCCTGGGCTGCTGTTCCGGCACGGCGGCGCTGCATTGCGCCATGTACGGATGCAAGGTCGGCGTGGGCGACGAAATCATTTCGCCGAGCATAACCTACTGGGCTTCCTGCCTGCAGGCCTATTCGCTCGGGGCGACGGTTGTTTTCGCGGAAGTGGAGCCGCA
- a CDS encoding AraC family transcriptional regulator — protein MRAKRKKNRRPHAGPVARGKKKAKSGGPPPRGGKVENIFQTGEVPLKVGWADIAGNPFSLKCHPELELHYIRKGRGIYQISGCNYEFVGPACLVVLPWKVHSFVSSESCEHCRVMVAPEYTRATRLFAGCPKNFSPCFRAPARDMPYLELALNRIIEEEKRRLFGWQEMMKEQTESLFLLVRRLSRQPCLRLRCHPLISRLSVYIGEHFRGPLPLEALSKKFGLSARHLNRIFKQYYGIGPKRYVIQRRVAEAGKILQQRPGLKIEAVSESVGFRGRAVFERAFKAMTRLSPSVYRGLPQSAFANPAGIAPAAANTTQGGPGRPEH, from the coding sequence ATGAGGGCGAAAAGGAAAAAGAACCGGCGGCCGCACGCCGGGCCGGTTGCGCGCGGGAAAAAAAAAGCAAAGTCCGGCGGTCCGCCGCCGCGCGGGGGCAAGGTTGAAAATATCTTTCAGACCGGCGAAGTCCCCCTCAAGGTTGGTTGGGCCGATATTGCCGGTAATCCCTTTTCGTTAAAATGTCATCCGGAATTGGAACTGCATTATATAAGGAAGGGCCGCGGCATTTACCAGATTTCCGGCTGTAATTACGAATTTGTCGGCCCGGCCTGCCTGGTGGTGCTCCCATGGAAGGTGCATTCCTTTGTGTCCAGCGAATCGTGCGAGCATTGCCGCGTCATGGTGGCGCCGGAATACACGCGCGCCACGCGGCTGTTTGCCGGCTGTCCGAAAAACTTTTCACCTTGTTTCCGGGCGCCGGCGCGGGACATGCCTTATCTGGAGCTGGCCTTGAACCGTATCATTGAGGAGGAAAAACGGCGGCTTTTCGGATGGCAGGAGATGATGAAGGAACAAACCGAGTCGTTGTTTCTGCTCGTCAGGCGCCTGTCCCGGCAGCCGTGCCTGCGCCTGCGCTGCCATCCGCTTATTTCCCGGCTCTCGGTTTATATCGGGGAACATTTTCGCGGGCCTTTGCCGCTGGAAGCGCTGTCAAAAAAATTCGGGTTATCCGCGCGCCATCTCAACCGCATTTTCAAGCAGTACTACGGGATTGGTCCGAAACGTTATGTTATCCAGCGGCGTGTAGCGGAAGCGGGCAAAATACTGCAACAGCGCCCGGGCTTGAAAATAGAGGCGGTTTCCGAGTCGGTCGGCTTCCGCGGCCGGGCCGTTTTTGAGCGCGCTTTCAAGGCCATGACGCGGTTGTCGCCCAGCGTTTATCGCGGTTTGCCGCAGTCCGCCTTCGCCAATCCGGCCGGCATTGCGCCCGCCGCGGCGAATACGACGCAGGGCGGGCCGGGCCGGCCGGAACATTAA